The Akkermansia sp. RCC_12PD genome contains the following window.
CGGGCTCCGCGCCCCGGCTTCTCCTATGCTTCTGACAGTTCCAAAACGCCTACTTCCCCCGGTTTCAGAGGATAGGCCATTCCCCTGTCCATCAGTTCACTTCTGTCAAAAAGCCTGTCTTTCCCCTCTTTCCACATCAGGTTCCTGGCGCGCACTTTCTCTGTCTGAATGCCGCACCAGTTGAACGCATGTTGGGGGATGGAGATGCAGAGGTTATAGAAATTGATGGTTGGAGAAAGATTTCCCACCACCAGCACCGTGGAATGGGCATGATGCCTGAGCATGGCATACACCCAGTGTCCGGAAGTGTCTTCCGCCGGTTCCCTGCCGAAGGTGGTGTTTTTCATATTGGCCCAGTTCAACCCATAAAAATCCCCGCGGTCCAGAGCAGGATGCTGGAGAAGGGGAAGCAGACGCGCATGGAAATCCCTCAATTCCGCGGAGTCCTCGTCCAGCAGGGAGGCGTCAAACCTGCCGCCTGCCACCCAGGTCTGCAACTGCGGCAGGCAGGTATAGTCAAAGATGCTGGTCCGGCCGTTATGGCCGCCATAACCGCCCGGCGCTTCTGCGCGTTCCCCTACCTCCTGCCCGTTATACACCAGCACGGGTCCCTTGCCGGAGGCATACACGAGTGTCATGATCGCCGGCAGAATGGTGCGTCCCGTCCCGCCCCACGCTATGGGCGAGCAGACGCGCTTTTCATCGTGGTTTTCCACATAACGGACGCCGTGGGTCAAATACTGGGGCTCACTACGGAAAAGACGGTCAAAATCGTTGGCCCAGTTTCCCCGCGTATACACATGTTCCGCCAGATGGTAGCAATCGGCGTCATAAACGGCATTGAACCCTGATTCCAGCAGGGCGGTACAGGGATCGCCCGGAGTGGTTTTCAGATGGTCATTGTAGGCTTCCGCCATAAAAAACACGTCGGGCAGACGCACCCGGGAGCGGGCAATGGCCCATTTCCAGAACGCCATGGGAATCATTTGGGCCATGTCGCACCGGAACCCTCCAATGCCCAGTCCCTGCCAGAATGAAAGAATATCGTCCATGATTCTCCATGTCTTGGGGACCTTCTGCTTGGGGCTTGTCCAGTCGGGCAGCAGGCGGAGGGCCGGAAGCCCTGCCAGAAAGTTATAGCCGTAATTGAGCTTGACCGTTTCATACCAGTCGCACCGGTCCGGCTCCCACGTCACCGCATTATTTCCCGTCACCCTGCCGAAAGTCATCTCCCCTTCGAACAGCCCGTCCGGGAGGCGCAGGGGGGGGGCCGTCGCCGGGACTGTTGGAAGTGAGGTAGAAATATCCCTGCTCCGGTGAAAAAAACGTATGGTGGTCGTCCCCCTCTCCAAAGTCGTCATGGCCGTCCCAGTCCGCCAGGTAGGCGCGGGATACATGGTTGGGGACAAAGTCCATGAGAGGCACCAGTCCAACGGACCGGCACCGCTTGACCAAGGCCTTGAATTCCTCCATCCTCAATTCCGGAGCGGATCCCAGGTCCGGGTCCACGTCAAAATAATCCAGAACCGCATAAGGGCTGCCGGCCAGCCCTTTAACGATGGATTCCGGCTGTGCGGGCAGTCCGGGATGGGCTGTCTGTGTGGCATGCCTCAGCACGCCCGTCAGCCAGATGTGGGTAAAGCCCATCCTGGCGATTTCCCGCAGAGCCTTGTCCGTCACCCCATTAAATGTGCCGCAGCCGTTTTCCTCCCGACTTCCCCAATCTACTCCGTGCATTTCCATGTTGGAGAAGTGGCGGACAAACAGTTGATAGATGACCGGACGCATGAATTGATATGACTTGATGCAACCCTTCCCCGGAAAAGAAGGGGGACAGGGGATGCCCTCCTTCTTCCGCAGGAATGGAGTTCGTTTATAATGCTAGTTTTTCCAGGTACTCTGCAAGTGTATTCTGATCCACCGGGGCAATTTGACCCAGCCGCAGCAAGGCCTCCCTCCTGTCTAGCAGCGCGCCTTCCAGCTGGAGTTCCTGGATATGGGAAAGCCATTTTTTGAAATCCGGACCCGGAGAAAACCCCAGAGCCTTCAGGTCGCGCCCGGTCACCAGGGGAGGCGGCACCAGAGGCTCCTGCTGGTAGGATTCCCTAGCGTCCCGGATGAATTGCCAATTATCCATCAATCCATTGGAGGAAAGACAATCCAGCCGGTGCAGCTCCAGTTCATCCTGGAAGAAGGGGGAATTCATGAACATTCTCAAGGTGGATTTCTTCATCTGCCGCACATGCATGAAGCGCATGTGGCGCTCCACCATGTCCGCCACGGCATCCACTACGGCATTGGAGTATTTCAATCTCCGCAAAATGACACGGGCCAGAACAGCACCTTCCTTGTCATGACCGGAAAAACGGATTCTTCCCGTTTCATCCACCTCCCGGCAGGCAGGTTTGCCGATGTCATGCAGAAGCACGGCCAGGGCCAGCTCCAGGGAAACGGGGCCTCCGCCCGTTCCCAGGGCTTCCAGCATCATCAGGGTATGTGTGTACACATCCCCTTCCGGATGCCACTGGGGGGGCTGTCCGCAGCCGACCATTCCGTATACTTCCGGGATGATGTGCTTCATGAGTCCCGTTTCCACCAGCATTTCCACCCCTGCCCTCCTGCGTGGAGCCAGCAGTATCCTGTCCAGCTCCTCCCGGATGCGCTCCGGGGCTATCCGGGCCAGCAGACCGGAGTTCCTGCAAACCGAAGCGTACGTTTCCTCTTCCATGATAACTTCCCTGGTGATGGCAAAGCGCACCGCCCGCATCAAGCGCAGGGAATCTTCCTCAAAGCGGCAGTCCGGATTCCCGATCGCCCGCAGAATCCCCGCCTCAATGTCCGGCATGCCATCCACATAATCCACGATGCCTCCGGGAGGGTCGGAAAAAGGTTCCTCAAACAGGCCGTTCATCGTGAAGTCACGGCGCCGGGCGTCTTCACGCGCATCCGTGAAATAGACGGCATCCGGACGGCGGCCGTCGCTGTAATTTCCGTCCCTCCTGAACGTGGCTACCTCAAAACAGAAGCCCTTGTGAAGAACCAGCACTACGCCGAAGGCGGCGCCCACCTCCCATGAACCGGGAAAAAGGCGCAAGACTTCATCAGGCCGGGCAGAGGTGGCAATATCTATATCCTTCACGGGATACCCCATCAGCCGGTCCCGGACACATCCCCCGGCAAAATACACCAGGTGCCCGGCCCGGGCCAGCAACCGCGCCACGGCTTCCGCCGCCTCTCTCATCGGAGTTCTTTCCATGAAACGGCTATTCCGGAATGGGACGCAGAGGGGGCGCGGATACGGGAGGCGCCACTGGAGCCGCCGGACGAACGGGCTGCCGTGAAGCCGGGGCCGGACGGCCCGCAGGAACGCGTGTGTCCGGGGAATTGACTCTTTCCGGAATCAGGACGGAAGGTGCGGCCGACGGAGCCTGTGGAGCCTTTTCAGCCTCCTTCCCCTTGAATTTGTTCATGGCGGCATAAAGATTGGCGTCAAACAGAAGATCCGGTGTGCCACGCATCAGAATCTTCCCCTTGGGATCGAGCAAATATACCCGTGGAGTATGGGCCACGCGGTAATCCTTGAATGCAACCGCCTGGGCATCCACCAGGGAAGGAATATCCAGGCTCAAATTCAGCAGGGCTTTTTTCACCCCTTCTTCAGAAACCGGAGCTACGGGCATCACCGTCATTCCGGGAAATTCCTTGCGCAGAGAAGCCGCCTTTTCCAAAAACTTGACGGACATGGCATCTCGCGGATCCCAGAAAACCAGCAGAACGGGCTTGTCGCCGGAGGGAATTTCCACCCAGGTTCCCGTAGCGGAGGAAGGCAGCTTGATTTTCGGCCCCGTCTGGCCGATATTAAGATTGCGGATTTCATACAGCTCCTCCTTGACCAGGTCCTTGACGGGAATGGGGCCGAATTTGGAATCATAACACTTGATAATAGCGTCCTTCAGAAGTTTGCCCCTGGCAGCAACAAGGCGGCCGTCATCCTGCTGCATCCCGGAACTTTCCTTCATGACCATCGCCAGCCCCAGGGAAGCCAGTCCCTGGTCTTCCGGAAACTGGTTCAAATCCTTGATCTTTTCCAGAATGGTACGGCAGCGCAAATCGCGCGAGTTGCTCAGTGCATGGGCCGCCTGTCCGGCGCCCTTTTCCATCACCATATTGTTCTCCAGGGCATTCAGGCAGTTCAGGAGGATTTTCCTGGCAACATTCCCGCCCGGGAAGGCTTCCTCAAGCGCCTGCGGATGATCCAGAAACCAGACAATGGCAGGAAGGGTATAAGGTTTCGAGAGATCACGCCCCACCTGCCCCCACAAATCCCTGGCTGCGGTCACGGCATCCGGCTGGCTTTTCAGCAGTTCCGCCCTTTTTTCATCTGTCTCAGCTATCTTGAACGCAGATTCCCAGTCCGCCTGCCTGCTGTTCCAGACGGACAGGACATTTTTCATGCCAATCTCGTCCGCAGAAGCCCATCCGAACAAACCGCATGTACCGGCGATCACGCAAAGCATTCTCTTCATACCGCGCCACTATGCCCTGACGGACACTCCGCGTCAATCAAACGTAACGACAATTCATGATGAAACCGTTTAGTCAAAAGCGCACATGCCATTTCCCCCAATCCGGAAATCTCCGGCTGGTTCAAATTCCCTTTCCAGTTTTCCGGGAAAGCGCCCCGCGCATGCCTCCTGGGGTCAGCCCTGCCGTCCATACTCCCTTCCACCGCAAAAAGTCCCAGACGGACGCCAATTCATGCATCCATATCAAATGACGTTTTCCCACATCAAATGGGGAAGGAAACGCCTTTTCCCCTCCGGGAGCATGACCTCCCCAATAACCCGGTAGTTTTGGACCACAACCGGATAATCCCGGATACTGACTTATTTCAGGAAAAACGTTGCGGCCTGTTTATTAGAGACGGTAAACGTCAACGTGCAGTTCTTTTACACCTGGTCACGACCGGAGTGAACGTTTGACGGCAATTCACATCCAGCTTCAGTGAAATTCCATCCATAAAAACGAACAAACCCCGGCGAATCACTTCGCCGGGGCTGCTGTTCAACTAACTACCTATGAAGACGGAGAGATCCTTGGTGGATGAAGTGCTCTCTCTTTCACTGCATCCGGATCATAACCGTTATGGGTGAGACAGCCGGGACGCGAATATGTTCAAACATTTCGTTTTTTGTATGACACAAGCCTGGAACGACGCCCTGAACGGAAAAGCGGCTACGGATTTTTTCCGCAGCCGCTTCGTCCAACTACCTGTAAAATCAATGCTGTTTAAAATAGGAGGGAGTTTCCGCGATCCCTGCCACTGAACGATCCTTTCCTGTAGAAATAACCGGGAAAGAAGGTTTCAAGACTCTCCACCCCTTTCCTGAAGAAAATAAGGAAGACCCGTTCCCATCCCGAATATTCCGTTTACGCCGCCACGAAATTCCTCTCGTCATTTGTCAGGGCGCGCACCTGAACCGCCATGAATCTCATTTCATTGAGCATATTCAGATACAGCAGGGAAGAACGCGTTCGCGTCTGATTGCGCTGGGTTCTCTTGATCTGTCGCTTGGTGGCTTTGGCCACAAGCTGGAGCAGTTGCTCCTGCGCCACCATCGTGTAGTCGAACTGAATATAGGTTCCCGTCTGGAGCATTTTGCAATATTCGTCCAGAAGTTTCATCAGGGCCGTGTGGACTTCCTTCAAGTCGCTCACCTGGTCAATGGTGAAGGGCGTATGGTTATTGTCCACATAAGTGAAGATGGATTCGGAGAACTGGGCCAGGCTCTGCGTGGCTTCATTCAAATGCTCCAAGGCCTGGACAAAGTGATAACCCATGTCCAGGGAGCGGGACTGCATCTTGTAGAGAATGGGAAGAATGTCGTACTTGTGGTGCTCGCTGCTGGTGAGCGCCAGGCGCTCCGCGGCTTCTGCCAGTTCCTTGAGGGCCTTGCGGTCCCCCTGGAAAAAATTTTCCACGGTGTCGTTGTATATTTCCCGGAGCTTGAGTGTACTGTCCACGATCTGGTGGCTGCACACGTCCAGAATGTTTTCCTCCGTGATCTGGTCAAACCGTTCGGTGGAAAGCTTGTTTTCCCGCTTGCGGTGCATGACGGTGGATTTCACCAAGATAACGGCCACCAGCGCCAGCAGGCCGAAGATGGCATATATCTGCCCGTAATGCAGCACCGTAGCCATGATGGCAGCCAGAGTGAAGGCGGCCAGTCCCGTCATGAACCAGCCGGAAATGACCGTAAGCACGCCGGTAACCCGGTAAACGGCGCTCTCCCTTCCCCATGCCTTGTCCGCCAGGGAGGACCCCATGGCTACCATGAACGTCACATACGTGGTGGAGAGTGGAAGCTGCTTGCCGGTAGCCCAGGCGATCAGCAGGGAAGCCACGGTCAGGTTCACGGTGGCGCGTATCAAGTCAAACGCCACGCGGTCCTTGGGATTCAGTGGCTGGGGAGCCGGGTCCCACTGGTGGTTCATGCGCACCAGCATGCGGGCGGGAATGAGTTTTTTCACGCCGCGCCCCAAGGCGATGGCACTGCGCACAATGGCGCGGGCCGGAGGCACGGAACCGAAGCGCTCAATGCCGCCCTCCCCCTGCCGGGAAAGCTCCACGCCGGTGGCAATAACCGTTTTGGCCTTTTTGGAAAACCACAGCGCAAAAATCATCATGCAGCCCGCCGCAAAAAGGATGTAATGGTTCACGGGACCGCCCTTGCCGGGCATCAGGCATTCCATGGCGGTGATGGAGGCCGTGCTTCCGCCGTCCGCCACGACGCCCCGGGCGTACTGGAAGGAATCCAGCCCCCCCATGAAAACACCGATGAAGTTCACCAGGTCATTGCCCGCAAACGCCAGGGCCAGGGAAAAGGTCCCCGCCAGGACGGTCAGACGCAGAATATTGGTCATGAACAGGTGCTGAAGCAGGAACATGAGCAGGGAGAAGCCTGCGAAGGCGACCAGAACCGCCAGCCCCAGGTTCTGGTCAATGTAGGCAATCATGCCGCGGTCCAGCAGGGTGGATTCCTTCAACCCCTTAAAGATGGCAAAGTACGCGATAGCCGTCATGGCAATGCCGCACCAGAAGCAGCCGAACCACTTGAAACGGGACTGGTACTTGAAGGTGAACGCCAGGCGGGAAATCCACATGACGATGGTACCCACCGTAAAGGCGATGGCTACAGAAAGAAGGATGCCGGTGACGATTTCAAACGCCTTGTCCGTATTGATGAAGTCCCACACCGTTTCCGTCATGTGGAGTTTGGAAATTTTGAAAAGGGCCGTAGCTACGGCGGAGCCGAGAATGCCGAATACCAGGGAAACCGTGGTGGAGGTGGGCAGGCCGAACGTGTTGAACGTGTCCAGAAGAATCACCTCGCTGATCATCACCCCCAGGAACAGCAGCATCACTTCATGGTAGCTGAACATGTTGGGATGGAAGATGCCGTTGCGGGCCACTTCCATCATGCCTCCGGAAAAGCACGCGCCCACCAGGACGCCAATGGAGGCCACGGCCAGGATTGCCCTGACGGGGGCGGCCTTGGAGCCGATGGCGGAGTTGAGGAAGTTGACGGCGTCATTCGCGACGCCATTGATCAAGTCAAATGCCGCCAGAAGCAGCAGGGCTACGATAATAATCCAGTAAATTGAGTCCATAACTGTCTCTTGTGTATGGTGGGCGGAGGGCGTCCGCGAGCTGCACCACCGCCTCTTTACACGGAAAAGGGAGATTTTGCCACTGTTTTGTTACAGAAAATTCACCCTTCCCGTCCCGTCAGCGGGAGGGACGCAGAAAGTCCAATTCGGAGGGGTCCGGCCAGCAGTGCCGGGGATAACGTCCGGCC
Protein-coding sequences here:
- a CDS encoding alpha-amylase family glycosyl hydrolase, with protein sequence MTFGRVTGNNAVTWEPDRCDWYETVKLNYGYNFLAGLPALRLLPDWTSPKQKVPKTWRIMDDILSFWQGLGIGGFRCDMAQMIPMAFWKWAIARSRVRLPDVFFMAEAYNDHLKTTPGDPCTALLESGFNAVYDADCYHLAEHVYTRGNWANDFDRLFRSEPQYLTHGVRYVENHDEKRVCSPIAWGGTGRTILPAIMTLVYASGKGPVLVYNGQEVGERAEAPGGYGGHNGRTSIFDYTCLPQLQTWVAGGRFDASLLDEDSAELRDFHARLLPLLQHPALDRGDFYGLNWANMKNTTFGREPAEDTSGHWVYAMLRHHAHSTVLVVGNLSPTINFYNLCISIPQHAFNWCGIQTEKVRARNLMWKEGKDRLFDRSELMDRGMAYPLKPGEVGVLELSEA
- a CDS encoding alpha-amylase family glycosyl hydrolase; this encodes MRPVIYQLFVRHFSNMEMHGVDWGSREENGCGTFNGVTDKALREIARMGFTHIWLTGVLRHATQTAHPGLPAQPESIVKGLAGSPYAVLDYFDVDPDLGSAPELRMEEFKALVKRCRSVGLVPLMDFVPNHVSRAYLADWDGHDDFGEGDDHHTFFSPEQGYFYLTSNSPGDGPPPAPPGRAVRRGDDFRQGDGK
- a CDS encoding CCA tRNA nucleotidyltransferase; this encodes MERTPMREAAEAVARLLARAGHLVYFAGGCVRDRLMGYPVKDIDIATSARPDEVLRLFPGSWEVGAAFGVVLVLHKGFCFEVATFRRDGNYSDGRRPDAVYFTDAREDARRRDFTMNGLFEEPFSDPPGGIVDYVDGMPDIEAGILRAIGNPDCRFEEDSLRLMRAVRFAITREVIMEEETYASVCRNSGLLARIAPERIREELDRILLAPRRRAGVEMLVETGLMKHIIPEVYGMVGCGQPPQWHPEGDVYTHTLMMLEALGTGGGPVSLELALAVLLHDIGKPACREVDETGRIRFSGHDKEGAVLARVILRRLKYSNAVVDAVADMVERHMRFMHVRQMKKSTLRMFMNSPFFQDELELHRLDCLSSNGLMDNWQFIRDARESYQQEPLVPPPLVTGRDLKALGFSPGPDFKKWLSHIQELQLEGALLDRREALLRLGQIAPVDQNTLAEYLEKLAL
- a CDS encoding inorganic phosphate transporter — translated: MDSIYWIIIVALLLLAAFDLINGVANDAVNFLNSAIGSKAAPVRAILAVASIGVLVGACFSGGMMEVARNGIFHPNMFSYHEVMLLFLGVMISEVILLDTFNTFGLPTSTTVSLVFGILGSAVATALFKISKLHMTETVWDFINTDKAFEIVTGILLSVAIAFTVGTIVMWISRLAFTFKYQSRFKWFGCFWCGIAMTAIAYFAIFKGLKESTLLDRGMIAYIDQNLGLAVLVAFAGFSLLMFLLQHLFMTNILRLTVLAGTFSLALAFAGNDLVNFIGVFMGGLDSFQYARGVVADGGSTASITAMECLMPGKGGPVNHYILFAAGCMMIFALWFSKKAKTVIATGVELSRQGEGGIERFGSVPPARAIVRSAIALGRGVKKLIPARMLVRMNHQWDPAPQPLNPKDRVAFDLIRATVNLTVASLLIAWATGKQLPLSTTYVTFMVAMGSSLADKAWGRESAVYRVTGVLTVISGWFMTGLAAFTLAAIMATVLHYGQIYAIFGLLALVAVILVKSTVMHRKRENKLSTERFDQITEENILDVCSHQIVDSTLKLREIYNDTVENFFQGDRKALKELAEAAERLALTSSEHHKYDILPILYKMQSRSLDMGYHFVQALEHLNEATQSLAQFSESIFTYVDNNHTPFTIDQVSDLKEVHTALMKLLDEYCKMLQTGTYIQFDYTMVAQEQLLQLVAKATKRQIKRTQRNQTRTRSSLLYLNMLNEMRFMAVQVRALTNDERNFVAA
- a CDS encoding redoxin domain-containing protein; translation: MKRMLCVIAGTCGLFGWASADEIGMKNVLSVWNSRQADWESAFKIAETDEKRAELLKSQPDAVTAARDLWGQVGRDLSKPYTLPAIVWFLDHPQALEEAFPGGNVARKILLNCLNALENNMVMEKGAGQAAHALSNSRDLRCRTILEKIKDLNQFPEDQGLASLGLAMVMKESSGMQQDDGRLVAARGKLLKDAIIKCYDSKFGPIPVKDLVKEELYEIRNLNIGQTGPKIKLPSSATGTWVEIPSGDKPVLLVFWDPRDAMSVKFLEKAASLRKEFPGMTVMPVAPVSEEGVKKALLNLSLDIPSLVDAQAVAFKDYRVAHTPRVYLLDPKGKILMRGTPDLLFDANLYAAMNKFKGKEAEKAPQAPSAAPSVLIPERVNSPDTRVPAGRPAPASRQPVRPAAPVAPPVSAPPLRPIPE